From Coffea arabica cultivar ET-39 chromosome 10e, Coffea Arabica ET-39 HiFi, whole genome shotgun sequence, one genomic window encodes:
- the LOC140015079 gene encoding uncharacterized protein translates to MFPNKAPGVDGMPPLFFQTYWHIIKNDIVHAVTSFFHSGNILSAINETIISLIPKVDNPVVISNYRPISLCTVLYKTISKILANRLKKVLGHCINPSQSAFVPGRQILDNAIIAHEVLHFLKNKRGGRVGFMALKLDMSKAFDRVEWKFLGRIMLHMGFCPIFVRWIMTCISTVSYSFNLNGQKVGHIKPSRGLRQGDPLSPYLFIICMEGLSNLIKKAVDSKQLTGIKVCKDSPMISHLFFADDALLCCKASKEEAKKVKEIIQTYGQATGQVVNFDKSAMFFTKNTPNRLRGEIREVLGNMREASSGKYLGLPMTIGRAKNQVFGVLKSIIISKLQGWKHKVLSQGGKEILIKSVIMAMPTYIMSCFKLPKGLCKGISATIARFWWGGGGLENKVHWVRWSKLSEVKGKGGLGFRDLEAFNVALLAKQTWRVVTNPNLLVSKVLKAKYMKKNDWFVQKPPSTASWCWKSLHKGGELLQQGLYKRVGDGRSIKIWEDRWVAGSRHGKLTTVKPARCQLECVHELIEEGRWKTDTLHRWFNIDDVDLITNIPLSLYERKDRLYWLHSKSGAYTVRTGYVVAKGGREIMNHRIAPDSETSWAIRKHTVWKRLWGLNIKMKLKHFLWRCLQNGLATNEALYQRVGKGSNQCQCCGEATETMEHVFFFCPTAQMAWRLAPVSWEGIAELQCNMWRWWDAVMESAKGAQGMDRIKLTVNILWQLWKARNKRVFQLVNEDAKVIIDKAQQEWIEFEEATGSQSRGFESTEQQRLSQHNWEPPMEGVVRINTDAAISAKMVRTGLGIVARNWRGDLVKARGISRRKKGEAATEESLAIRSALEMAQAAGWTKIEVQSDCRNVVSSINAGNVQDCKLQTILEDIEALKTSFDSCIFSFVPRSANGCSHAMAQFATKVVNTIDWQASFPTWLTVLARKDMGVVTPFCN, encoded by the coding sequence ATGTTCCCAAATAAAGCTCCTGGAGTTGATGGTATGccccctttatttttccaaaCATATTGGCATATTATCAAAAATGATATTGTCCATGCTGTCACAAGTTTCTTTCATTCTGGTAATATCTTATCGGCTATTAATGAGACCATTATCTCTCTTATCCCTAAAGTTGACAATCCTGTTGTGATTTCTAACTACAGGCCTATAAGCCTTTGCACTGTCCTTTATAAAACTATTTCCAAGATTTTGGCTAATAGATTGAAAAAAGTCCTAGGGCACTGTATTAATCCGTCTCAATCTGCTTTTGTCCCTGGGCGTCAAATTCTTGATAATGCTATCATAGCTCATGAAGTCTTGCATTTCCTTAAAAATAAGAGAGGGGGTAGAGTAGGCTTTATGGCTTTAAAGCTTGATATGTCAAAAGCTTTTGATAGAGTGGAGTGGAAGTTCCTAGGCAGAATTATGTTACATATGGGTTTTTGTCCTATTTTTGTTCGCTGGATCATGACGTGTATCTCCACCGTTTCTTATTCTTTTAATTTGAATGGACAAAAGGTGGGCCATATCAAACCATCTAGAGGTCTCCGTCAAGGGGATCCCCTATCCCCCTACTTGTTCATTATATGCATGGAAGGGCTGTCTAATTTAATCAAGAAAGCTGTGGATTCTAAGCAACTAACGGGCATCAAAGTCTGCAAAGACAGCCCTATGATCTCTCATCTCTTTTTTGCAGACGATGCTCTTTTGTGTTGCAAAGCAAGCAAGGAGGAGGCTAAGAAGGTAAAGGAGATCATTCAGACCTATGGACAGGCCACGGGACAGGTAGTAAATTTTGATAAATCAGCCATGTTCTTTACTAAAAATACCCCCAACAGGCTTCGCGGAGAGATTAGGGAGGTTTTGGGCAATATGAGGGAAGCCTCTAGTGGGAAATATTTAGGATTACCCATGACCATTGGGAGAGCTAAGAATCAGGTGTTTGGTGTCCTGAAAAGTATCATCATTAGTAAACTCCAAGGTTGGAAACATAAAGTGCTTAGTCAAGGGGGTAAGGAGATCCTTATTAAATCTGTCATCATGGCAATGCCTACCTATATTATGTCTTGTTTTAAGCTCCCTAAAGGCTTGTGCAAGGGTATTAGTGCAACTATCGCCAGATTCTGGTGGGGTGGGGGAGGTTTAGAGAACAAAGTTCATTGGGTGAGGTGGAGTAAACTTTCTGAAGttaaagggaaagggggtttGGGCTTTAGAGACTTAGAAGCTTTCAATGTTGCCTTGCTTGCAAAACAAACTTGGAGGGTTGTTACAAATCCGAATTTGTTAGTAAGCAAGGTCCTGAAAGCTAAATACATGAAGAAGAATGACTGGTTTGTTCAAAAGCCCCCGAGCACAGCATCTTGGTGCTGGAAAAGTTTACACAAGGGTGGTGAGCTGCTTCAGCAGGGCCTATACAAGAGGGTAGGAGATGGAAGGTCTATTAAAATCTGGGAAGACAGATGGGTAGCTGGATCGCGCCATGGGAAACTGACTACGGTTAAACCAGCAAGGTGTCAACTTGAGTGTGTCCATGAACTAATAGAGGAGGGGAGGTGGAAGACTGATACACTGCATCGCTGGTTTAATATAGATGATGTGGATCTCATAACTAACATCCCTCTTAGTCTATATGAAAGGAAAGACAGATTGTATTGGTTGCATAGCAAATCTGGTGCTTATACAGTCAGAACAGGCTACGTTGTTGCCAAAGGGGGAAGGGAGATAATGAATCACAGAATTGCACCTGACTCAGAGACTAGTTGGGCAATTAGGAAGCACACGGTGTGGAAAAGATTGTGGGGCTTAAATATCAAAATGAAGCTCAAGCATTTTTTATGGAGGTGTTTGCAAAATGGGCTGGCTACTAATGAAGCTCTCTACCAAAGAGTTGGGAAAGGAAGCAATCAGTGCCAATGTTGTGGTGAGGCTACGGAGACCATGGaacatgttttctttttttgtccaACAGCTCAAATGGCTTGGAGACTAGCTCCGGTGAGTTGGGAAGGGATAGCTGAGCTTCAATGCAATATGTGGAGGTGGTGGGATGCTGTGATGGAATCGGCTAAGGGTGCCCAAGGAATGGATCGCATCAAGCTCACAGTAAATATACTTTGGCAGCTCTGGAAGGCGAGAAACAAGAGAGTATTCCAGCTGGTGAATGAGGACGCAAAAGTGATAATTGACAAAGCCCAGCAAGAGTGGATCGAATTTGAAGAGGCAACTGGCTCTCAATCCCGCGGTTTCGAATCAACAGAGCAGCAAAGACTGAGTCAGCATAATTGGGAGCCACCAATGGAGGGAGTAGTGAGAATTAATACGGACGCAGCAATCTCAGCAAAAATGGTTAGGACAGGATTGGGAATTGTTGCTCGGAACTGGCGAGGAGATCTAGTGAAAGCCCGAGGGATTAGTAGAAGGAAAAAAGGGGAAGCTGCCACGGAGGAATCTTTAGCAATCCGAAGTGCGCTGGAAATGGCTCAAGCTGCAGGATGGACAAAGATAGAAGTCCAGTCAGACTGCAGAAATGTTGTGAGCTCGATCAATGCGGGCAATGTTCAGGATTGTAAGCTACAAACAATCCTTGAAGACATTGAGGCCCTAAAGACTAGCTTTGACAGCTGtatcttttcttttgttcccAGAAGTGCGAATGGTTGCAGTCATGCAATGGCTCAATTTGCAACCAAGGTGGTTAATACCATTGACTGGCAAGCTTCATTTCCAACATGGTTAACTGTTCTTGCTAGGAAAGATATGGGGGTAGTTACCCCTTTTTGTAATTAA
- the LOC140015080 gene encoding uncharacterized protein: protein MKLFADKHRTEREFEVGDWVFLKLQPYRQQTVALRKNLTLTAKFFGPFQFMEKISVVAYKLRLPPGSKIHPVFHVSLLKPKLGPHQVTTSTLPEFNCQDQCLLQPAAVLKRRVIMRNAVPVVQYLIKWLQLGEEEASWEDQSFISSQFPEFQP, encoded by the coding sequence ATGAAGTTGTTTGCTGACAAACATAGAACAGAAAGGGAATTTGAGGTGGGGGATTGGGTCTTCCTGAAGTTGCAGCCTTATAGGCAGCAGACTGTGGCACTCAGGAAAAATCTCACGTTAACTGCAAAATTTTTTGGACCCTTTCAATTTATGGAAAAGATCAGTGTTGTGGCATACAAGCTCAGGCTTCCACCTGGGTCTAAAATACATCCAGTATTTCACGTTTCTCTTCTTAAGCCTAAGTTGGGACCCCATCAGGTTACTACTTCTACACTACCAGAATTTAATTGTCAAGACCAGTGCCTCCTACAACCTGCTGCAGTCTTGAAAAGGAGGGTGATCATGCGAAATGCTGTCCCTGTGGTCCAGTATCTCATCAAATGGCTTCAGTTAGGAGAGGAGGAAGCATCGTGGGAAGATCAATCTTTTATCAGTAGTCAATTTCCTGAGTTTCAGCCTTGA
- the LOC113711237 gene encoding putative 12-oxophytodienoate reductase 11 isoform X1, with the protein MRTTFKIVLAPLTRQRSYNDIPQPHAILYYSQRTTKGGLLIAEATVVSDTGRGYPMTPGIWTKEQNEAWKPIVDAVHAKGGIFFCQLWHGGRVSNNDFQPNGQAPISSTDKLLAPQVRTNGIDVAEFSPPRRLRTEEIPQVVNDFRLAALSAIEAGFDGVEIHGAHGYLIDQFSKDQVNDRTDEYGGSLENRCRFALEIVEAVSDAIGADRVGIRLSPFANYNGASDSKPKALGLHMAEALNKYGILYLHVVEPRMIKVGEKFECADSLLPMRKAFKGTFIAAGGYQREDGNKAVAENHADLIAYGRIFLANPDLPKRFELNAPLNKYNRATFYIPDPVVGYTDYPFLETNA; encoded by the exons ATGAGAACCACCTTCAA AATTGTTTTGGCACCTTTGACAAGACAGAGATCTTACAACGATATTCCACAGCCTCATGCTATTTTGTACTACTCTCAGAGAACCACGAAAGGAGGTTTGCTCATAGCAGAAGCCACTGTAGTCTCTGACACAGGCCGAGG CTATCCAATGACACCTGGAATATGGACTAAGGAACAAAATGAGGCTTGGAAACCAATAGTAGACGCAGTTCATGCCAAAGGTGGTATATTTTTCTGCCAACTTTGGCATGGTGGACGGGTTTCAAACAATG ATTTTCAACCCAACGGACAAGCTCCAATATCATCTACAGACAAGCTGTTAGCTCCCCAAGTTCGAACAAATGGTATTGATGTTGCAGAATTTTCACCTCCTCGAAGGTTAAGGACAGAAGAAATTCCTCAGGTTGTCAATGATTTTAGGCTTGCTGCTCTGAGTGCTATTGAAGCTG GATTTGATGGGGTTGAAATCCATGGAGCTCACGGTTATCTAATAGACCAGTTTTCGAAGGACCAAGTCAATGACAGAACAGATGAATATGGAGGATCTTTGGAGAACCGCTGCAGATTtgctttggaaatagttgaaGCCGTGTCAGATGCAATAGGAGCCGATAGAGTTGGTATAAGACTTTCGCCCTTTGCGAATTACAATGGAGCAAGCGATTCAAAACCGAAAGCACTAGGTCTGCATATGGCTGAAGCCTTGAATAAGTATGGAATTCTGTACTTGCACGTGGTTGAGCCAAGGATGATAAAAGTTGGAGAAAAATTTGAATGTGCCGATAGTCTTCTGCCAATGAGAAAGGCATTCAAAGGTACTTTCATTGCTGCTGGTGGTTATCAAAGGGAAGATGGAAACAAAGCTGTGGCAGAAAATCATGCTGATCTTATTGCATATGGGCGTATATTCTTAGCCAATCCTGATTTACCCAAGAGATTTGAGTTAAATGCTCCCCTGAACAAGTATAATCGAGCTACATTCTATATACCTGATCCAGTCGTGGGTTATACTGACTATCCATTTCTAGAAACAAATGCATGA
- the LOC113711237 gene encoding putative 12-oxophytodienoate reductase 11 isoform X2, with protein sequence MEKKADDRPEEQTIPLLTPYQMGPFQLSHRIVLAPLTRQRSYNDIPQPHAILYYSQRTTKGGLLIAEATVVSDTGRGYPMTPGIWTKEQNEAWKPIVDAVHAKGGIFFCQLWHGGRVSNNDFQPNGQAPISSTDKLLAPQVRTNGIDVAEFSPPRRLRTEEIPQVVNDFRLAALSAIEAGFDGVEIHGAHGYLIDQFSKDQVNDRTDEYGGSLENRCRFALEIVEAVSDAIGADRVGIRLSPFANYNGASDSKPKALGLHMAEALNKYGILYLHVVEPRMIKVGEKFECADSLLPMRKAFKGTFIAAGGYQREDGNKAVAENHADLIAYGRIFLANPDLPKRFELNAPLNKYNRATFYIPDPVVGYTDYPFLETNA encoded by the exons ATGGAAAAGAAGGCAGATGATAGACCGGAGGAGCAAACAATCCCTTTGCTGACTCCCTATCAAATGGGACCTTTCCAGCTCTCTCACAG AATTGTTTTGGCACCTTTGACAAGACAGAGATCTTACAACGATATTCCACAGCCTCATGCTATTTTGTACTACTCTCAGAGAACCACGAAAGGAGGTTTGCTCATAGCAGAAGCCACTGTAGTCTCTGACACAGGCCGAGG CTATCCAATGACACCTGGAATATGGACTAAGGAACAAAATGAGGCTTGGAAACCAATAGTAGACGCAGTTCATGCCAAAGGTGGTATATTTTTCTGCCAACTTTGGCATGGTGGACGGGTTTCAAACAATG ATTTTCAACCCAACGGACAAGCTCCAATATCATCTACAGACAAGCTGTTAGCTCCCCAAGTTCGAACAAATGGTATTGATGTTGCAGAATTTTCACCTCCTCGAAGGTTAAGGACAGAAGAAATTCCTCAGGTTGTCAATGATTTTAGGCTTGCTGCTCTGAGTGCTATTGAAGCTG GATTTGATGGGGTTGAAATCCATGGAGCTCACGGTTATCTAATAGACCAGTTTTCGAAGGACCAAGTCAATGACAGAACAGATGAATATGGAGGATCTTTGGAGAACCGCTGCAGATTtgctttggaaatagttgaaGCCGTGTCAGATGCAATAGGAGCCGATAGAGTTGGTATAAGACTTTCGCCCTTTGCGAATTACAATGGAGCAAGCGATTCAAAACCGAAAGCACTAGGTCTGCATATGGCTGAAGCCTTGAATAAGTATGGAATTCTGTACTTGCACGTGGTTGAGCCAAGGATGATAAAAGTTGGAGAAAAATTTGAATGTGCCGATAGTCTTCTGCCAATGAGAAAGGCATTCAAAGGTACTTTCATTGCTGCTGGTGGTTATCAAAGGGAAGATGGAAACAAAGCTGTGGCAGAAAATCATGCTGATCTTATTGCATATGGGCGTATATTCTTAGCCAATCCTGATTTACCCAAGAGATTTGAGTTAAATGCTCCCCTGAACAAGTATAATCGAGCTACATTCTATATACCTGATCCAGTCGTGGGTTATACTGACTATCCATTTCTAGAAACAAATGCATGA